DNA from Ammospiza caudacuta isolate bAmmCau1 chromosome 6, bAmmCau1.pri, whole genome shotgun sequence:
GTGCCCAAAAGCTGCAGGTTGGAGCTGGGTCTGAAAACGGAGAGTAACAATGAGAAGACTCTGTTAGCTCAGTCTCTTTCGTTATAACCGGGAGCTAAGGCTCCTCTTCTGGCTGCTGCTCAAGGGCAGGATCAAAACGCGCTGATGTTTACCTGCTTAaatctgctgctgttttgaTAGTGTTTATGTTTTCAGTATGCACATACCTTGTGACGGTTTATTTTCCTCGAAGGCGACAACTCGTGAGCCAGCTCGGATATGCCGAACTGCTGGAAAAACAGCTTCTTTAGCGGGTAAACGCAGACCTGGCGTTCAAGTTTTTACCTTACAGATTAACAATTCCTTTCAACAATTTGAGTTGTTCTACTAAACGTATTGACTCGGGGTAATAAAGGGAAACGTGCAGCTGAGTTATGTAGAAGGGTCAGCTGAACGAGAAGTTGACATTACTTAAATCCACAATAGCTTTCTCAAGTATTTACTGTTCCCTTTCAGGTATTTACTGTTCCTTCTCAGGTATTTGTGTCCCTGAATGTTTGATTCTTTTAGCCACCATGAATGCAGGAGTCTGAGGGCCAGAACAATTTCTCTAGGGCTGTCTTGATCATTCGGTCATTTCAGGATTGAGAATATCCCTCAGTTATGTAAAATCAGGATTGCCAACAAAACTGGCAGATTAGTCTGGCTCAGAAAGGGTGATTTAGAATGGTGTCATGATTTTGTATCATTTATGGTAAATTCTCTAATGCTTCCATGAATTGTTACTGTTTTCTATGCATAATTCATTTTTCAATAAGCATTTCTGTGTGGTATTTTAAAGGCCTGatatattttcttaaaacaGCACTACATAGATGGATTTTACCCTCTGTAGGAAAAGGTACAAAAGGTAAAAGCCCAGAGGTCTgaaaaagcaggtttttttgGAGAACCCCAATTAGGTGCAGAGAAGCAGTGgttctccctgccctgtgcaagGGCTGTTTGGACTGGAAGAGGTGGTGACTTCATTTGTGTGGAGGTACACTCCAGCTGAACTGTTAGTGACTGCTTTGAAGAGTGTTTCCAGTCACCTTGACCCGTGCAGCCAGCTGGAGATTTGAAGCAGCTCAAATTGAGCCCAGTAATGTCTCTGGGCCTCCAATAATTTGTGCAAGTATGTCCCTGTAGTGCAGCCTAAGCCATGTTCAGTTTGAAAGCATCCCTTCATAAATGGGCACTCAGCTAGGGCTTAATGGAAAAGGATGTTGCTGCACCACAGACAAGCAGTGATGGTGCCATTACTGGCTGTCTTGCAGGCATCAAAGAACTTTCCAAACTTTGTTTATTTATAGAAAATCTCACATTATGTGTAGAGGCATTGAGGGCAGATGGGGTAAGTAACTTACCCAATTGATGacatttgttttattctgtgaGTATCTGGCTTAAGCCAGGTATATCCTGATAGCCAGCAGGCCCTAAACCACCCAGAGCCATCGGTGGAGCTTCTTATGTTGTTGCCATTAAGCTGTTGCTGGCAGAGTAATGATTTTCTGTGATGTAGAGACAACTCAGAAGTGGATGTGTGTGTTTTAACTAATGTGCAATGAAAAGTTATAGAAAGTTAACATGTGCAAACCAAGGTTCATCTGTTGCCTCTCTCTGCAAGCTGTACTGAATGTTTCTGTCGCCTTTTGTTGCAGGTGCAGAGCATGGAGAATGATGAACTTCCGCCAGAGGATGGGCTGGATTGGCGTGGGGCTGTACTTGTTagccagtgctgcagctttttATTATGTCTTTGAAATCAATGAGACTTACAACAAACTGGCACTGGAGCACATTCAGCAACACCCCAAGGAGCCACAGGAAGGAACCACATGGACACACTCCTTAAAAGTCCGACTGCTATCCCTGCCCTTCTGGCTGTGGAcgataatatttttaataccGTACTTACAGATGTTCCTGTTCCTCTATTCCTGTACGAGAGCCGATCCCAAAACTGTTGGGTATTGCATCATTCCTATCTGCTTGGCTGTTATCTGCAATCGGCACCAAACATTTGTGAAGGCCTCTAATCAGATCAGTAGATTACAACTAATTGACACTTAGCTCAACTGCTAGTTTCTGTTGCTGGTTGGAAGCAATTGCATTTGCTTGATCTAATCACAAGACTGAAGTTCTGAGTGAAGGCCGGAAGGGGCCTTTTCTTTCAAACTGATAAGCAATGAAGAGAATGACTGTTttctatttaaaacaaacaagtaATGACAAAGGTTTTTAATTATGGATCTGTCCGGTGGCCAGAGTGGGAGAGACCTGTGTGACATGTGATGGAAGTATTCCTCATTTTGCCTTAATGATGCAAAATTGCAACTCTCCATCTGAAATGTCCTGTGGGGAAACAAGTTTCTGGTCCACAACTTTACTCCTCTGTGCAAAAAAGTGATTTCCTATGTTTTCCCTTGGAGTGAAATCAATGAAAAGATACTTCTTTTGTGGtaaatgtaaaaggaaaaaagaaattaagaatgTGATTATAAAAGCTGCACTTAACGcaattctttgctttttcttttttttttataatctaCATCAGTGCtgttttaaatgaattttttaaaaataagtttagATACAAAAACAGGAAGCAAAGAATAAAGTttgtgcaaacctttaaagggaaaaagtacatttttttctgcGGTAGGCTACTTTTCAGTCACAACAGTCCCACACTGTAATAGGCAGGCAGTGAGGAGTGGCATAGGCCTGGAGCTTGGTGTTTTAAACTATTCCTACAACATCAAAAGCAGTCTATGCTGGCATTGGCTTGTAGTCTGCACAAAAATTCTTTTGTGTTTCCTTCTCCTATCATCTTCCTTGATGAAATTACAAGTTGCTGAAATTTATGGCCATTCCAGTTTCACTTCAGACATTGTGGGAAATTGTGCTCCAAGACAACTGATATATTAGGAAAAACCTTGAATTTGGGAAAGTTAACTGTTTGGGGGATGCTACTAACAGGTTGTAAAACAGATAATCATGTTTCTTCCAGAAATTCAAAGAAGTAAGGTACCTTCTCATTCTTGTAATGAATGTAAATTTCTTCAGTCATACTGAAATTCCATTGAGATTTCTTTGCCATAGTTTCAACCTCTATTTTTCAGTGCTATTTTGGAATAGCATATTTTGAATAAGACTGAAtctgttctttctttctgtccatttttgtttcttctgagaactaaatttttttcccagccatGATGGAAGTAACAAATATGAAAACAGTGCAAAATACTTCTCAGAAGCAGTAGACTCAAAAGAATTATGAGCTAAACTCCTTGACTATAATTTCAGCTGTATGTGATTGTCCATATCTAATCATCACAAATGCTATTCTATTTCTGACTGCTTAAGGGAATCCTGGAAAGTTGTCTTTCTCTTGCTTTGGAAAGAGAACACTATTTTCACTGTTGCTGTGTTTAAGCATGGCAGTTCCAATACCTTAAACTTTCTGTTTGCACTTGGAGATACTTTGAGACACTGGTTTCAATTGTCAGCATTGGTGCTAGGACCTGAAAACAATGTAGCCTTTGCAAGAAGGGTTTGAGTTCTAAGTGCAATATGAAAAGGAGGAAGCTGCCATCTTACTGTGCTGGAGTAAGAGTAAATTATAAACTCTGACTAATAGTTAGTATCTTGGGGAGTCAGAGCTTTTAAGTTGTATTGTTTCTCAACTTTTAAAATCACCATGCTATTTatctataaaataaaaacttttcaATGTTTGTAAACACATGTCTATTAATGCAGATACTCATCAAtagcttttcatttctgttgtttggttttggtttagtggggtatttttgggtgtttggtgccaggcagcagtgctggctgtcaGTTGCTATAGCCTGTGCTCATGTCCTTCCCTCAGTGTGCATGTTCAGTTCATCTTTTGTTGTCCTCTTATGCTCTGTGCCCTAATTACTTGTTTGTAGCCTGAAATTTGGGGCTTGCTGGATGAAGTGGAATCCCCTTGTTTCTTTACTCTTGTGTAAGAGAGATACCTATGGCTGGACTGTTTTTAACTTCACACTAGTTTTAAACTAGTTACATTGTATGCAGATGGAACTATTCAAAGAGCCAAGTGCCTAAGAGGAAGCATCAGAAATAGAAAATGATAGGAAGAACCACCTCATTTTCTGTCATGCAAGCATGTGACCCTTAGCAAACTCACTGGCAGGCCTGGTGGGGTGACCAGAGCTGTCTGGCTGTGGAGCACGTGCTGGGCATGGTGGGGGCTTGCAGAACTGGGGCTCATGTTCATAGACTTTGCCATCAGAGGCCTGGTTTTGGATTCCAGCTGTTGACAGGCATTGCTTTGCAACTAACTACAGAAAAACACACAGTCTGATTCAAGCAAATGCTATGTGTGTAAGCGTTTGAGCTTGaaggggaaagcagcagtgGAGAACTATTAACATAGTGGATACAAATATTAGTGAGAGTAGGAGAAGAGCTAAGTTAGCTCTGCTGGTGCTTCCAGCATTTTTGACACTAGGGGAACATCAACAGGTGGAATCTTCCCAACAGGGTAAGTAAAGGAAAGACTATAAAAATGAATCATAAATTGTTTTTTACTGTAGTATTAAAAAGTAGTGAAATAACTTTCAGCTTGATTATTCCGAAAATTTATAAGCATTGTCAAGGCTGATTATCTGAATCACCAAAGACCTGTCTGTAACAGAAAATTACATCATATACAAACTTTTGGGATAATCAAGCTTGAAGTTTTGCAACATTCTGAGCTTTAATGTTCTGCCAACAAAGTGAGTAGCTGTAACACGAGGGTGATTAATGATCATCTGTATGCCATTTACcctagatttcttttttttcatttgtgtcaCAAGATAAAGCATTGTCAGACTCCTTGAACGTCAATTGAGCAGTCTCAATGTTAGTTTCTTTAGCTGCTTGACCTTTACCTGACAGTCCCTTCCCATCTCAGGAATGTGTCTGCCACAACTGCTACTAAACCTGTCTTTCATTCCTGCCATGGGGGAGCAGGTCCAATGAAGAGCACAACATGAGGCTGCATGGACAGAAGTAAGTTACAGTAAAATGTGTTCCTTGTGGCATGTTTCTTCCAGCAGCAAAGTAGGACTGCAAACTtgattccttttttaaattaaaaatacgAGGATTGATTTATCCCTGGAACAAAACATTCCAGTTGTTGCAGAATACATATTACCTCTCCTTATTTTCTCTTGCCTGGtccattattttcttaaaaggaCACTCTTTAGTTTCTCATActagtttttttaaaaatcctgatttttatgTCACAGTCTTTGATGAGAACCACTTTTCTACAAATGACCTAATGCACAAAAGcagtttaataattttattgtgTAGTTAAATTTTAAGAACTGATTTATCTTAGTTCTCTTTAAAGATGGTGCAGGTTTCTTTGGGAAGAAAGAACATGCTACAGCCATAAGAAGGTGCATCTGCTCAACTCAGCCCTCAGGGCCCATGTCTAGCCCATGTGGCTGGTGAAGAACTGCTCAGGTGTTCACAGTGCTGAGTGCTCACCCAGTCACCAAGTTGAGGCTCATGatgtcccagctcccagactACTGGGTAGTTCACAGAGAACCTGATACTCATGATAGCTTATGGATAAGTTACCTTTGAAGATGGAGTTATGGATGGTAAGATGGTAACTTATGGATAAGTTACCTTTTAGATGGGCTGCCATGGGTGAATGGCATTCAAATCCTTTAATGAAAGTGATGACTGTGGATCCCTCTCCTGGGAAATAGGAAGGGCACTGCACTTTTAGACAATGCACCAATTACTGGGCATAATGGGATCACCTCCTCTCCCTCACAGAGCTATCTTGAGTGCCTTGCATACTTGAGacttaaagcttttttttttttttaacacagaaCATTGCAATCTGTTAAGTTCCTTCATGAATTTAGCCTCGAAGTTGTTTGAACCAGCAGTTCAGTTTTTCAAAACAATAACAATAGAGTACGTCATATAATCCCAGTCTTTATGAAGGAGACATGCTTTGGCattttttgttatgttttgtaacTACTAAAAGTAGTTGGTTATCATCTAACCACCAAGAATTTAATATCACATCAGCTCTTTTAATTCCATACAAACACACCAGCATTCTCCCCTTTATTTTAGTGAGGAAATCCATTGAGCTCCCTTGGGCCAGTAAAACCAAGTTCTATCAGTAAGACATACAAAGTGCACTGAGCAGTGCAGATGTGGTGAGCTGAGCTTGTTCTGTGCCCCCTTGAAGGCTGGTTAGGTACAACAGCACTGCTTCTCTCTGAGGTGAAGAATACAGCATCTTTTTTCCATTGAGGCTTACCTCCTCTGCCTAAAATTTGGGGCCACAGATAACTATGGGGCTCTCCAGATGGGGTTAAGAACACAGCTGTAGGGGATTGGGAGGGTAGGGAACCACATCACACTGAAGCTTCCCAAGCCAACACTCAGAAAAATGGAGTCTGTTGAGTCAGGGCACTTTTGCCACAAGCCAACCTACAAGAGATGCATAAGATTCCCTGAAGCTCCAGTGCTCTTTTTGTAATTTCAAAGTTTTGGTAGCTACAAGGACTAGCAAGGATTCTTTAAAGACAGAAATTGAGTATTAAGTTTTTGACTCAATAATCATTGGTATTTTCTGGAGCTTAGGTGCAGCATATTCCTGTGTCCAggctgaccaaaaaaaaaaagcatcccATTACTAGAATGTTACCTGCACTTCTGTGCTAAGTTAGGATCTGTTGCTTTAGACCAAACATTTTCAGTCCATGACATGCCAGTGGAGTGTTTACACAGTTTATAGGTAAAGGCCACAAATTCTTGCCTAATGTTAAATGTTGCTAATCAGCCATTAGACAGTTCATACCATTTCTGGAAGGTTTGtctggaggaaaagggaaaacaggtGTACAACCTGAGTTGGTCTTTTCAGTTCTGCTTCTATCCCATCTGCCAAGAGTATCTTAGAGTATCTGAGTACATAAATGTCAAGGACACATCTACTGGACCTCATTTCTGGCTCTTCCCTGCATTTCAAACGAATGCAGACAATTTTGTCCTCGTAAAAGTTCATTTATTTCCACACTTTGTCCTACATATGTAAGTCTCAAGA
Protein-coding regions in this window:
- the LYSET gene encoding lysosomal enzyme trafficking factor isoform X1 is translated as MPNCWKNSFFSGCRAWRMMNFRQRMGWIGVGLYLLASAAAFYYVFEINETYNKLALEHIQQHPKEPQEGTTWTHSLKVRLLSLPFWLWTIIFLIPYLQMFLFLYSCTRADPKTVGYCIIPICLAVICNRHQTFVKASNQISRLQLIDT
- the LYSET gene encoding lysosomal enzyme trafficking factor isoform X2; its protein translation is MMNFRQRMGWIGVGLYLLASAAAFYYVFEINETYNKLALEHIQQHPKEPQEGTTWTHSLKVRLLSLPFWLWTIIFLIPYLQMFLFLYSCTRADPKTVGYCIIPICLAVICNRHQTFVKASNQISRLQLIDT